One genomic region from Yamadazyma tenuis chromosome 4, complete sequence encodes:
- the CKS1 gene encoding Cyclin-dependent kinases regulatory subunit (Cell division control protein cks1) (COG:H; EggNog:ENOG503P3US) — MNSGKPRYLTDSERAKILEFQDSIHYSPRYSDDSHEYRHVMLPKGMLKLIPQDYFNPETGTLRILMEDEWRGLGITQSLGWMHYETHAPEPHILLFKRAINYGQ, encoded by the coding sequence ATGAACTCAGGCAAACCAAGATATTTAACAGATAGCGAACGGGCCAAAATCCTAGAATTCCAAGATCTGATCCACTATAGCCCCCGCTACAGCGATGATTCTCACGAATACAGGCACGTGATGTTGCCCAAAGGAATGTTAAAGTTAATTCCACAAGACTACTTCAATCCCGAAACAGGTACTTTACGAATCTTAATGGAAGATGAGTGGCGGGGATTGGGAATCACACAGTCGTTGGGCTGGATGCACTACGAAACACATGCCCCCGAGCCCCATATCTTGTTATTCAAGAGAGCTATAAATTACGGCCAGTGA